A single Streptococcus thermophilus DNA region contains:
- a CDS encoding DUF2142 domain-containing protein produces the protein MYFVIFDPTDKQKLPINAFFLIIIFGTIISVVKPVQYGLDEESHLPNVISVSDSPIFKYSKEKLTDYDSVFAYDSLRNPAKKDKNYWLNVEHKKSKISGVKTGFDNPAYIPSSIGWNIGRIISNKVYISYFLGRIFEVLAFALIVFFALKISKSYREVIYLFSTFPAVLYIIAGYHYDYLYFGASMFSLALLTNVLSGSHKIDRRYAIAFQCSTLLFSFSKFPFVLIGSLFSVLPNKYYENKSVRILSSILFFLNLLVSFIYAGIIKLFPSKGALSGNGPGIYYFITHPLPLIRTLFQAPYGIINDFVSEPLKYVKEPSAFLIAISTIIFFLLLFIVVMRNKIELPKFFKYFSLILLIAIASLIVIAISGDPRVYHKGDIIVGGVQGRYYYFILMFMPLYCGSWFRKLFGIAETVTSENLNFESTLQYLLVYLNILTISIGIYTQL, from the coding sequence ATGTATTTTGTAATTTTCGATCCAACAGATAAACAAAAATTACCGATAAATGCTTTCTTTTTGATTATTATATTTGGAACAATTATTTCTGTTGTAAAACCAGTTCAGTACGGTTTAGACGAGGAGTCACATTTACCAAATGTAATCAGTGTTTCGGATAGTCCAATTTTCAAATATTCTAAAGAAAAACTAACAGACTATGATTCGGTATTTGCATATGATTCTCTTAGGAATCCTGCTAAAAAAGATAAAAATTATTGGTTAAATGTTGAACATAAAAAAAGTAAGATTAGCGGGGTTAAGACTGGATTCGACAATCCAGCATATATTCCTAGTTCAATAGGATGGAATATTGGTAGGATTATTTCAAATAAAGTGTATATCTCTTACTTTTTAGGAAGAATATTTGAGGTGCTAGCATTTGCTTTAATAGTATTTTTTGCTTTGAAAATAAGTAAGTCTTATAGAGAAGTCATCTATTTGTTTTCTACTTTTCCTGCAGTCTTGTATATTATAGCGGGTTATCATTATGATTATCTGTATTTTGGTGCGAGCATGTTTAGTCTTGCTTTACTAACAAATGTTCTTAGTGGAAGCCATAAAATTGATAGAAGGTATGCAATCGCTTTTCAATGTTCAACCTTGCTTTTTTCATTTTCAAAATTTCCGTTTGTACTAATTGGCAGTCTATTCTCCGTTTTACCTAATAAATACTACGAGAATAAATCGGTGAGAATTTTAAGTTCAATTTTGTTCTTTTTGAATTTATTAGTCTCATTTATTTATGCTGGAATAATTAAGTTATTTCCTTCTAAAGGTGCCCTTTCAGGAAATGGACCGGGAATTTACTATTTTATAACCCATCCTTTGCCTTTAATTAGAACTTTATTCCAAGCACCGTATGGTATTATTAATGACTTTGTTTCTGAGCCATTAAAATACGTCAAAGAACCATCAGCATTTTTAATTGCTATATCAACAATAATATTCTTTTTACTCTTATTTATTGTTGTAATGAGAAATAAGATTGAACTTCCAAAATTCTTTAAATATTTTAGCCTTATTTTGCTTATAGCAATTGCTTCTCTGATAGTGATTGCCATATCTGGAGATCCTAGAGTATACCATAAAGGAGATATTATTGTTGGTGGCGTTCAAGGCCGTTATTATTATTTTATCCTTATGTTCATGCCACTTTATTGTGGCTCCTGGTTTAGAAAATTATTCGGCATTGCTGAAACTGTTACGAGTGAAAACTTAAATTTTGAAAGTACTTTACAATATTTGTTAGTGTATCTAAATATCCTAACTATAAGTATCGGCATATATACTCAGTTATAG
- a CDS encoding rhamnan synthesis F family protein, whose product MERLLLYVHYNKFNFISGHVLYQLEKIRPLYSRVVFISNSQLPEDVKDHLSNQHLVDDILERQNSGFDFAAWRDGMKTVGFDQLAHFDSVTLMNDTCFGPLWDLEPIYERFENENEVDFWGMTNYRKNKDFNEHIQSYYLSFKKQVIESCSFHEFWQGVQDFTNVQDVIDNYETKITTNFLDAGFRYKTVFHTIHEDTTGMLHPDFSYYNPTAILKHKVPFIKVKSIANNQGIMPYIFDELERVSDYPLDLILNHMSMIDRPDYPYLLSRKYLKNQELTGDFDKKVAVHLHVFYVDLLEEFLDAFQDFHFAYDLWITTDVEEKKQEIEQILSRRSQDATIVVTGNIGRDVLPMLLLKEKLSRYDYVGHFHTKKSKEADFWAGESWRKELIDMLVKPADQILANMEANPKVGITIGDIPTYFRYNRIVVAWNEALISPEMNKLWQRMGATKNIDFKNLNTFVMSYGTFVWFKYDALKPLFDLNLTVSDVPAEPLPQNSILHAIERLLVYIAWDQKYDFRISQNPHVLTPFIDNKQLNNREDLQPHTFVDFNQIGGIKGALKYIVIGPARAVKYILKRLLSRK is encoded by the coding sequence ATGGAACGTTTACTTTTATATGTTCATTACAATAAGTTTAATTTTATTAGTGGGCATGTACTCTATCAATTAGAAAAAATTCGTCCCTTGTATTCACGGGTGGTCTTTATCTCCAATAGTCAGCTACCAGAAGATGTGAAGGACCATTTGTCCAATCAACACTTGGTGGATGATATCCTTGAACGTCAGAATAGTGGTTTTGACTTCGCTGCGTGGCGGGATGGAATGAAGACAGTTGGCTTTGACCAACTGGCTCACTTTGATTCAGTTACCCTCATGAATGATACCTGCTTTGGACCTCTTTGGGATCTAGAACCAATCTATGAGCGGTTTGAAAATGAAAATGAAGTGGATTTCTGGGGAATGACCAATTACCGGAAAAACAAGGATTTTAACGAGCATATTCAGAGTTATTATCTTAGTTTTAAAAAACAGGTTATTGAATCATGTTCTTTCCATGAATTTTGGCAGGGTGTTCAAGACTTTACCAATGTTCAAGATGTGATAGATAACTACGAAACCAAGATCACAACAAATTTCTTGGATGCTGGTTTTCGATATAAAACTGTCTTTCATACCATCCATGAAGATACAACTGGGATGCTCCATCCAGACTTTTCCTACTACAATCCTACAGCGATTCTCAAACATAAGGTTCCTTTTATCAAGGTCAAGTCCATTGCAAACAATCAAGGAATCATGCCCTATATTTTTGATGAATTGGAGCGTGTATCAGACTATCCATTAGACCTGATTCTCAACCACATGTCTATGATTGATCGTCCAGACTATCCTTATCTCTTGTCTCGTAAGTACTTGAAAAACCAAGAATTGACAGGAGATTTCGATAAAAAAGTTGCGGTTCATCTCCATGTCTTTTATGTGGACCTCTTGGAAGAATTTTTAGATGCTTTCCAAGATTTTCATTTCGCCTATGACCTATGGATTACGACAGATGTAGAAGAGAAGAAACAGGAAATTGAGCAAATTCTATCTCGTCGGAGTCAAGATGCGACGATTGTAGTGACTGGAAATATTGGACGAGACGTGTTACCAATGCTGCTCTTAAAAGAGAAACTCTCGCGCTATGATTATGTCGGTCATTTCCATACCAAGAAATCCAAAGAAGCAGATTTCTGGGCGGGTGAATCCTGGCGGAAAGAATTGATCGATATGCTAGTCAAGCCGGCAGATCAAATCCTTGCCAATATGGAGGCCAATCCAAAAGTCGGAATCACCATTGGAGATATTCCAACCTACTTCCGTTACAATCGAATAGTGGTTGCCTGGAATGAAGCTCTCATTTCACCAGAGATGAACAAGCTCTGGCAACGGATGGGAGCGACCAAGAACATTGATTTCAAGAATCTTAATACCTTTGTCATGAGTTATGGTACTTTTGTTTGGTTTAAATATGATGCATTGAAACCCTTGTTTGATTTGAATTTGACAGTATCAGATGTTCCAGCTGAACCTCTTCCTCAAAATTCAATTCTTCATGCGATTGAACGCTTATTAGTCTATATTGCTTGGGATCAAAAATATGACTTTAGGATCTCCCAAAACCCACACGTTCTCACACCATTTATCGATAATAAGCAGTTGAACAATCGTGAGGATCTCCAACCACATACCTTTGTGGATTTTAATCAAATTGGTGGGATTAAGGGAGCTTTGAAGTATATTGTGATAGGTCCAGCAAGAGCTGTGAAATATATTCTCAAAAGGTTATTGAGTAGAAAGTAG
- a CDS encoding glycosyltransferase family 4 protein, which translates to MKILFVSPVGAMFSGAEVSIVNLMKLLVQQGHEVYNVIPDNAPHIDKDYLRHMDTTGIKLFQLKTNQWWWPESKTLDISDLEIQASQQKNIDEVREIIQNEQIELVISNTVNVFQGAIAAACEKVRHFYIIHEFPFGEFGYYKDLIPLIDDLSDKIFVVEGELYHTLTNYFTTDKLIPFIPYTEVQERPLKNSTISRFVSIGGINERKNQLELLAAYNHLNRKDIELVFIGGWDEQYKKLMDDYIQTHHLDRVTFVGFHSDPWSLVTDKDILVLPATLETFSLVFVESVLNGVPAIISDNLGHLSSSKFLETGNLYSLGDRDLLSQQMATVMDNFDSYKEKQLLDQELARKKYNLKTIYAGFREYIEERTPIVNNKLSSKYARFLGMKFKNRDIEVIGKSQVVISASNDGLHSVYHEITKERMENTGTIIFQLENEKSLKILLSEFPSSYKKLSLIALEDQREIPPVTSNGIDFEDVLVFFNTHPHILFDLSNSSGNQFQFSYEKESDKEFSRHLFNLHEKHKKLSHEYNSVIEKHKKLSHEYNSVIHSPRWTIPTKILKFLRIRK; encoded by the coding sequence ATGAAAATTTTATTTGTTTCTCCTGTTGGAGCCATGTTTAGTGGAGCAGAAGTATCGATTGTGAACCTGATGAAATTGTTAGTTCAGCAAGGTCATGAAGTTTACAATGTAATACCGGATAATGCTCCACACATCGATAAAGACTATCTCCGTCATATGGATACCACTGGAATTAAACTATTTCAGTTAAAAACCAATCAGTGGTGGTGGCCTGAATCTAAAACGCTGGATATTTCCGATTTAGAAATCCAAGCTTCTCAACAAAAGAATATTGATGAAGTAAGAGAAATCATTCAGAATGAACAGATTGAACTGGTTATTTCGAATACAGTAAATGTGTTTCAGGGAGCTATCGCAGCTGCATGTGAAAAGGTGAGACATTTTTATATTATTCATGAATTTCCTTTTGGCGAGTTTGGCTATTATAAGGACCTAATTCCCTTAATTGATGATTTGTCTGATAAAATTTTTGTAGTTGAAGGGGAATTATACCACACTCTAACGAATTATTTTACCACTGATAAATTGATCCCGTTTATTCCCTATACAGAAGTTCAAGAGCGTCCTCTTAAGAATTCTACTATTTCTCGTTTTGTATCAATCGGTGGGATTAACGAACGAAAAAATCAGCTTGAGTTGCTTGCAGCCTATAATCACTTAAATCGGAAAGATATCGAACTGGTCTTCATCGGAGGATGGGATGAGCAATACAAAAAGTTGATGGATGACTATATTCAAACGCATCATCTAGATCGTGTGACGTTTGTTGGGTTTCACTCGGATCCATGGTCCTTGGTGACAGATAAGGATATCCTCGTCTTGCCTGCTACATTAGAAACATTTTCTTTGGTATTTGTGGAATCAGTCCTAAATGGTGTTCCTGCAATCATTTCCGATAATTTAGGTCATTTATCTTCGAGTAAATTTTTAGAAACTGGAAATTTATATTCACTAGGGGATAGGGATTTGCTAAGTCAACAAATGGCTACAGTGATGGATAATTTTGATAGCTATAAAGAAAAACAATTACTGGATCAAGAACTTGCTCGAAAGAAATATAATCTTAAGACAATTTATGCTGGTTTTAGAGAATATATCGAGGAAAGAACGCCAATTGTTAACAATAAACTATCGTCCAAGTATGCTCGATTTTTGGGGATGAAATTCAAGAATCGTGATATCGAAGTGATTGGTAAATCTCAAGTGGTAATTTCAGCTTCTAATGATGGGCTCCATTCAGTCTACCATGAAATAACAAAAGAGAGAATGGAAAATACGGGCACCATTATCTTTCAGCTTGAAAATGAAAAGAGTCTAAAAATATTACTTTCAGAATTTCCAAGCTCTTATAAAAAATTGTCATTGATAGCATTGGAGGATCAAAGAGAAATTCCTCCTGTAACTTCAAACGGAATTGATTTCGAGGATGTTTTGGTTTTCTTTAATACCCATCCACATATTCTTTTTGATCTTTCGAATAGTTCAGGTAATCAATTTCAATTCTCCTATGAAAAAGAAAGTGACAAAGAATTTAGCAGACACCTATTCAACTTACATGAGAAACATAAAAAATTATCTCATGAATACAATTCCGTCATCGAGAAACATAAAAAATTATCTCATGAATACAATTCCGTCATCCATTCGCCCCGTTGGACCATTCCAACAAAGATTTTGAAATTCTTAAGAATAAGGAAATAA
- a CDS encoding ABC transporter ATP-binding protein encodes MTDKQIAVKVDHVSKYFKLPTEATNSLRTALVNRFKGIKGYKEQHVLKDISFEVEKGDFFGILGRNGSGKSTLLKIISEIYVPEKGTVTIDGKLVSFIELGVGFNPELTGRENVYMNGAMLGFSTAEIDAMYDDIVDFAELHDFMNQKLKNYSSGMQVRLAFSVAIKAQGDILILDEVLAVGDEAFQRKCNDYFQERKKSGKTTILVTHDMGAVKKYCNKAVLIENGLVKAIGDPFDVSDQYSFDNLESNSHHNGNEDEGLDTTKVEGFTAILLSPKKVTPDDEVVIEFSFDLLDDSVNPHIAFSFIDISTGNGLYNDNSMDIPLSGVGPKKITYKCKLPYFNHVKLRLVAFLRDENQENLAILSTTNPPVFSIDRVVDRTNRSELDSSTGLLVRQGKWE; translated from the coding sequence ATGACAGATAAACAAATTGCAGTAAAAGTAGACCATGTCAGTAAGTACTTTAAGTTGCCAACAGAGGCAACCAATAGTCTTCGAACTGCCCTGGTCAATCGCTTCAAAGGAATCAAAGGCTACAAAGAGCAACACGTCCTCAAGGATATTTCTTTTGAGGTAGAAAAAGGAGACTTTTTCGGGATCCTCGGAAGAAATGGTTCTGGGAAATCAACCCTCTTAAAAATTATTTCTGAAATCTATGTACCGGAAAAAGGTACTGTCACTATCGATGGGAAACTGGTGTCTTTTATCGAGCTTGGTGTGGGTTTTAACCCAGAGCTTACTGGACGTGAAAATGTCTACATGAATGGAGCTATGCTGGGCTTCTCGACAGCTGAAATTGATGCCATGTACGATGATATCGTAGACTTTGCTGAGTTGCATGACTTCATGAACCAAAAACTCAAGAACTACTCATCAGGAATGCAGGTTCGTCTAGCTTTTTCGGTTGCGATCAAGGCCCAGGGTGATATCTTGATTTTGGACGAGGTACTAGCAGTAGGAGACGAAGCCTTCCAGCGCAAGTGTAACGATTACTTCCAAGAACGCAAGAAATCAGGGAAAACCACTATCCTAGTTACCCATGATATGGGAGCCGTTAAGAAATATTGTAACAAGGCTGTTTTGATAGAAAATGGATTGGTGAAGGCAATCGGGGATCCTTTTGACGTTTCTGATCAATATAGTTTTGATAATTTGGAATCGAATTCTCATCATAATGGAAATGAAGACGAGGGCTTGGATACAACGAAAGTTGAAGGTTTTACAGCTATATTGCTTTCTCCTAAGAAAGTAACTCCTGATGATGAGGTTGTTATTGAGTTTTCATTTGATCTATTAGATGATTCTGTGAATCCTCATATAGCCTTTTCATTTATTGATATTTCTACTGGGAATGGACTTTATAATGATAATTCCATGGATATTCCATTATCTGGTGTCGGACCCAAAAAAATCACTTATAAATGTAAGTTGCCGTACTTTAATCATGTGAAGTTAAGATTAGTAGCATTTTTAAGAGACGAAAATCAAGAAAACTTAGCAATATTGTCGACAACAAACCCTCCAGTCTTTTCAATTGATCGGGTTGTGGATCGGACCAATCGTTCAGAGTTGGATTCTTCTACTGGATTGTTAGTCCGTCAAGGCAAGTGGGAATAA
- a CDS encoding ABC transporter permease → MFDVFSQKNRILLRELIKTDFKLRYQGSAIGYLWSILKPLMTFTIMYIVFIRFLRLGGDVPHFPVALLLANVIWGFFSEATSMGMVSIVSRGDLLRKLNFSKHIIVLSAISGAAINFVINLVVVLIFSFFNGVTFSWTALMVIPLFFELFLMATGCALILATFFVRFRDLGQVWEVLLQAGLYATPIIYPITFIADQNPWAAKLVMMNPLAQIIQDMRYFLIDKANTPVWLLVQNKYLVLTPYVLPILIFVAGFAYFNKHAKKFAEIL, encoded by the coding sequence ATGTTTGACGTTTTTAGTCAGAAAAATCGAATTTTATTAAGAGAATTAATCAAAACAGACTTTAAATTACGCTACCAAGGATCAGCGATTGGTTATCTTTGGTCGATTTTAAAACCCCTGATGACCTTTACGATCATGTATATTGTCTTCATTCGATTCTTACGCTTAGGTGGAGATGTTCCCCATTTCCCAGTTGCCCTCTTGTTGGCCAATGTAATCTGGGGCTTCTTCTCAGAAGCCACATCTATGGGGATGGTGTCGATCGTTAGTCGAGGCGACCTATTGCGGAAGTTGAACTTCTCAAAACACATCATTGTCTTATCTGCAATTTCAGGAGCAGCGATTAACTTTGTCATTAACCTTGTTGTCGTGTTGATTTTTTCATTCTTTAATGGGGTGACATTTTCTTGGACAGCTTTGATGGTGATTCCGTTGTTCTTTGAGTTATTCTTGATGGCGACAGGATGCGCATTGATCTTAGCGACATTTTTTGTTCGTTTCCGTGACTTAGGTCAAGTTTGGGAAGTACTCTTGCAAGCTGGCTTGTATGCGACGCCAATTATCTACCCGATTACCTTTATTGCAGACCAAAATCCATGGGCTGCTAAGTTGGTCATGATGAATCCTTTGGCTCAAATTATTCAAGACATGCGTTACTTCTTGATTGATAAAGCTAACACTCCAGTATGGCTTTTGGTGCAGAATAAGTATTTGGTTCTGACCCCTTATGTTTTGCCAATTCTTATTTTTGTCGCTGGCTTTGCTTACTTTAACAAACATGCTAAGAAATTTGCGGAGATTCTCTAA
- a CDS encoding glycosyltransferase family 2 protein: protein MKVNILLSTYNGEQYLKEQVKSIQDQTYRDWQLLIRDDGSTDGTVEIIQELVAQDERIRFINQGAIENLGVIKSFHALLKYEKADLYCFSDQDDVWLPEKITLQVAEAAKHPQEVPLLVYTDLKVVDENLNVQHESMIRTQSDHANTELIQELTENTVTGGVAMINHALAELWTGQENHALLMHDWYLALLATAFGKLIYIDQPTELYRQHSSNVLGARTLRKRVKNWVRPHILFAKYWNLIESSQEQAKNLLDLPVSSQTKEIIENFVTIMDVPLRERLRRIRQYGYRKNRAFHTIVFTSLVLTKFAYRGKK, encoded by the coding sequence ATGAAAGTAAATATCTTGTTGTCCACCTATAATGGTGAGCAGTATCTAAAAGAGCAGGTCAAAAGTATCCAAGACCAGACCTATCGGGACTGGCAACTCTTGATCCGAGATGATGGATCAACCGATGGTACGGTAGAGATCATTCAAGAGTTGGTGGCGCAGGATGAGCGCATTCGCTTTATCAATCAAGGTGCTATCGAAAATCTTGGTGTCATCAAGAGCTTCCATGCCCTCTTGAAATATGAAAAAGCAGATCTTTATTGCTTCAGTGACCAAGATGATGTTTGGCTTCCTGAAAAAATTACTCTTCAAGTAGCAGAAGCGGCCAAGCACCCTCAAGAAGTACCTTTGCTAGTCTACACAGATTTAAAAGTAGTCGATGAAAACTTGAACGTGCAGCATGAAAGTATGATTCGCACCCAGTCTGATCATGCCAATACGGAACTGATTCAAGAATTGACAGAAAATACAGTAACTGGCGGAGTTGCTATGATTAACCATGCCCTGGCGGAATTATGGACAGGTCAAGAAAATCATGCACTCCTTATGCATGATTGGTATTTAGCCTTACTAGCAACTGCCTTTGGAAAGCTCATCTATATCGATCAGCCAACCGAATTGTACCGTCAACACAGTAGCAATGTTCTGGGGGCTCGTACCCTTAGAAAACGGGTCAAAAACTGGGTTCGCCCTCATATTCTTTTTGCTAAATATTGGAATCTCATTGAGTCCAGTCAAGAACAAGCAAAAAATCTATTGGATCTGCCTGTCAGTTCCCAAACTAAAGAAATCATTGAAAACTTTGTTACCATTATGGACGTACCGCTAAGAGAACGTTTGAGACGGATTCGTCAGTATGGTTATCGGAAGAACCGAGCCTTTCACACCATTGTGTTTACTAGCTTGGTTTTGACAAAGTTTGCATATCGAGGTAAAAAATAA
- the cps2T gene encoding beta 1-4 rhamnosyltransferase Cps2T, with protein MQHVFIIGSRGLPAQYGGFETFVDQLVSNRVSPNIKYHVACLSNDQAYYHFDYKGVDCFTIKAPKLGPARVIAYDMMAINYALKVIKKQGIEKPIFYILGNTIGAFVAPFVRKIHKMGGQFYINPDGLEWKRAKWAKTIQAYLKYSEKIMTRHADLVISDNPGIESYIKESYPWSNTTYISYGTDLSPTSLTSQDRKVRELYQKWETHEKNYYLILGRFVPENNYETAIREFMASSTKRDLVIICNHEGNPYFEELRVRTDFDQDPRVKFVGTVYDQDLLKYIRKEAFAYIHGHEVGGTNPGLLEALAQTDLNLVLGVSFNQTVAKDTAQYWTKETGNLAHLIDQVDPLEDVSEWGQRAKANMKQNFIWEKIVGEYEELFLS; from the coding sequence CGAATATCAAGTACCATGTTGCTTGCCTTTCTAATGATCAAGCCTACTATCATTTTGACTACAAGGGTGTAGATTGTTTTACGATTAAAGCACCCAAACTTGGGCCTGCGCGGGTCATTGCCTATGATATGATGGCCATCAATTATGCCTTGAAGGTCATTAAGAAACAAGGAATTGAAAAACCTATTTTTTATATTTTGGGCAATACCATCGGGGCCTTTGTGGCGCCTTTTGTACGCAAGATTCATAAGATGGGCGGCCAATTCTATATCAATCCAGATGGACTGGAGTGGAAGCGGGCCAAGTGGGCCAAGACAATCCAAGCCTATCTCAAGTATTCTGAAAAAATCATGACGCGTCATGCGGATTTGGTGATTTCAGACAACCCGGGTATTGAATCCTATATCAAGGAATCCTATCCTTGGTCCAATACGACCTATATTTCCTATGGCACGGATTTATCTCCGACCAGCCTGACCAGTCAGGATAGGAAAGTCAGAGAACTATATCAAAAGTGGGAGACACACGAGAAAAACTATTACTTAATCTTGGGTCGCTTTGTTCCAGAAAATAATTACGAGACCGCCATTCGTGAATTTATGGCCTCTTCTACCAAGAGGGATTTGGTCATCATTTGTAACCATGAAGGCAATCCCTATTTTGAAGAGCTTCGGGTTCGAACAGATTTTGATCAGGATCCACGTGTCAAGTTTGTAGGAACGGTTTATGATCAAGATCTGTTGAAGTATATCCGTAAAGAAGCCTTTGCCTATATTCATGGCCATGAAGTGGGCGGAACCAATCCGGGACTCCTAGAAGCTCTTGCTCAGACGGATCTGAATTTAGTTTTAGGAGTCTCCTTTAACCAAACGGTTGCAAAGGACACAGCCCAATATTGGACCAAAGAGACTGGGAATTTGGCGCATTTGATCGACCAGGTCGATCCTTTGGAAGATGTATCTGAATGGGGTCAACGAGCCAAAGCCAATATGAAGCAAAACTTTATCTGGGAAAAAATTGTAGGTGAGTACGAGGAATTATTTTTATCATGA